In Massilistercora timonensis, the following are encoded in one genomic region:
- a CDS encoding ABC transporter ATP-binding protein: MKAILETRDLVKYYGSGDNLVKAIDHTDIRVEPGEFAAVVGRSGSGKSTLLHMLGGLDRPDSGKVLVEGRDIFRLKDDRLAVFRRRKIGFIFQSYNLVPSLNVWENIVLPIGLDGRKVDREYVMEIVRKIGMSDRLHALPGTLSGGQQQRVAIARALASRPAIILADEPTGNLDSRTEIEVVSLLKHCVTEYGQTLVMITHDETIAQMADRMIVIEDGKVVRS; encoded by the coding sequence ATGAAGGCGATTTTAGAGACAAGAGATCTGGTAAAATATTACGGCTCCGGTGACAATCTGGTAAAAGCCATCGACCACACCGATATCCGCGTGGAGCCTGGAGAATTTGCGGCAGTGGTGGGGCGTTCCGGCTCTGGAAAGAGCACCCTGTTGCACATGCTGGGGGGACTGGACCGGCCCGACTCCGGCAAGGTGCTGGTGGAAGGACGGGACATTTTCCGGTTAAAGGACGACCGGCTGGCAGTGTTCCGCAGGCGGAAGATCGGATTTATCTTCCAGAGTTACAATCTGGTGCCGTCCTTAAATGTATGGGAAAATATCGTGCTGCCCATCGGGCTGGACGGCCGGAAAGTGGACCGGGAGTATGTGATGGAAATCGTGCGAAAGATCGGCATGTCAGACCGGCTCCACGCCCTGCCGGGCACCCTGTCCGGGGGACAGCAGCAGCGGGTGGCCATTGCCAGGGCCCTGGCCTCACGCCCGGCCATCATCCTGGCCGATGAGCCCACAGGCAACCTGGACTCCCGGACGGAGATCGAGGTGGTGAGCCTTCTGAAACACTGCGTGACCGAATACGGGCAGACGCTGGTCATGATCACCCACGACGAGACCATTGCCCAGATGGCGGACCGGATGATCGTCATCGAGGACGGGAAGGTGGTGCGGTCATGA
- a CDS encoding HAMP domain-containing sensor histidine kinase, protein MDTGKRKRIALAAGLFFLTLLAGLFLTERAARQAYENTARQMEALTRQAPEEEAVFAGILTGRTVEDNEAAAKTGKELLEKYGYELKDSFGAGALPGMAGGMALILAAGLAACAGLAWHGMRLKREARERADYLEEKLKEETVRNQKMEAELRREEQETKSLITDISHQLKTPVASLKMSYEIEDSTELSAEETEEFRRKEREDVERLEHLLQAFTQMSKLETGMIRLKPEKGDVKATLARAVAGAYAKAVDKNISIETEEFADIAVIHDPGWTAEAIGNVLDNGVKYAPAGTCITIRVSELVSYVMIEVEDEGPGIPAEEQPRIFQRFYRGKAEAVRKAEGSGVGLYLTRRILEEQGGTVCVKNGRTGGSKFVITLPKE, encoded by the coding sequence GTGGATACAGGAAAGCGTAAAAGAATAGCTCTGGCAGCAGGGCTGTTTTTTCTTACCCTTCTGGCGGGGCTCTTTCTGACGGAAAGAGCGGCCAGGCAAGCGTATGAGAATACGGCCAGGCAGATGGAGGCTCTCACCAGGCAGGCGCCCGAGGAGGAGGCTGTGTTTGCCGGAATCCTGACGGGGAGAACGGTAGAAGATAATGAGGCAGCGGCAAAGACAGGGAAGGAATTGCTGGAGAAATACGGTTATGAGCTGAAAGACAGTTTTGGGGCCGGCGCGCTGCCCGGCATGGCGGGCGGTATGGCGCTCATCCTGGCAGCCGGACTTGCGGCCTGCGCAGGTCTTGCCTGGCATGGCATGAGGCTTAAGAGAGAAGCCCGGGAGCGGGCGGACTATCTGGAGGAAAAGCTGAAAGAAGAGACGGTCCGCAACCAGAAGATGGAGGCGGAACTCCGGCGGGAGGAGCAGGAAACCAAGTCCCTGATCACCGATATTTCCCATCAGCTCAAGACGCCGGTGGCCTCCCTGAAGATGAGTTATGAGATCGAGGATTCCACAGAACTTTCAGCGGAAGAAACGGAGGAGTTCCGAAGGAAAGAGCGGGAAGATGTGGAACGGCTGGAACATCTTCTCCAGGCTTTTACCCAGATGAGCAAGCTGGAGACCGGCATGATCCGGCTGAAGCCGGAGAAGGGGGATGTGAAAGCGACCCTGGCAAGGGCAGTGGCCGGCGCATATGCGAAAGCAGTAGATAAAAACATTTCCATTGAAACGGAAGAATTTGCTGATATTGCGGTTATCCATGATCCGGGCTGGACGGCGGAGGCGATCGGAAATGTGCTGGACAATGGTGTGAAATACGCGCCGGCCGGCACCTGTATCACCATCCGGGTGTCGGAGCTGGTCAGCTATGTCATGATAGAAGTGGAAGACGAAGGCCCGGGAATCCCGGCGGAGGAACAGCCCAGGATCTTCCAGAGATTTTACCGGGGAAAGGCAGAAGCGGTACGAAAGGCAGAGGGCTCCGGCGTGGGTCTTTACCTTACCAGGCGGATCCTGGAAGAGCAGGGCGGAACGGTGTGCGTGAAGAACGGAAGAACCGGAGGGAGCAAGTTTGTGATCACTCTGCCGAAAGAATAA
- a CDS encoding response regulator transcription factor — translation MQKILLLEDDRNLNRGISLKLEKEGYQVFSAFSAKEAEELFDAAGPNLIISDVNLPDKSGLDFCREIRKKSQVYLIFLTALDSEVDMVNAYDLGADDYITKPFSLLVLVSKVHALMRRARQAGEEQKTEIRSGEIRVSYQDMRAYRGGEELSLSKKELQLLLYFMENAGQILSKEQILVHVWDVDGQFVDDNTVPVNVSRLKRKIGGEWIQNVRGMGYLWIQESVKE, via the coding sequence ATGCAGAAAATCTTGCTCCTGGAGGACGACAGAAACCTGAACCGGGGGATTTCATTAAAATTAGAAAAAGAAGGATATCAGGTGTTTTCCGCCTTTTCCGCGAAAGAGGCGGAAGAACTTTTTGACGCGGCAGGGCCGAATCTGATTATCAGTGATGTGAACCTGCCGGACAAGAGCGGCCTGGATTTTTGCAGGGAGATCCGGAAGAAAAGCCAGGTGTATCTGATCTTTCTGACGGCTCTGGACTCGGAGGTGGACATGGTAAACGCCTATGATCTGGGGGCGGACGACTATATCACCAAACCTTTCAGCCTGCTGGTGCTGGTGTCTAAAGTGCACGCCCTGATGCGGCGGGCGCGCCAGGCAGGGGAGGAGCAAAAGACAGAGATCCGCTCCGGGGAGATCCGGGTATCCTACCAGGATATGCGGGCATACCGCGGCGGGGAAGAGCTTTCCTTAAGCAAAAAGGAACTGCAGCTTCTTCTGTATTTTATGGAGAACGCGGGGCAGATCCTTTCCAAAGAGCAGATCCTCGTCCATGTGTGGGATGTGGATGGCCAGTTTGTGGACGATAATACGGTTCCGGTAAATGTAAGTCGCCTGAAGCGAAAGATCGGCGGCGAATGGATTCAGAATGTAAGGGGGATGGGATATCTGTGGATACAGGAAAGCGTAAAAGAATAG
- a CDS encoding NAD(P)-dependent oxidoreductase yields MKIAVICANGKAGKLIVKEAVSRGLDVTAVVRGENATEAKEVLKKDLFDLTADDLKGFDVVIDAFGAWTEETLPIHSTSLKHLCDILSGTETRLLIVGGAGSLYVNPEHTVCVADGPDFPDAFKPLASAMAKALSELRERKDVKWTYISPAGDFQAEGERTGKYILGGEELTLNSKGESIISYADYAIAMVDEAVNGNNIQKRISVVRE; encoded by the coding sequence ATGAAAATCGCAGTAATTTGTGCAAATGGAAAAGCAGGAAAACTCATTGTAAAAGAGGCAGTCAGCAGAGGTCTTGACGTTACAGCCGTTGTCCGTGGGGAAAATGCTACAGAGGCGAAGGAAGTGCTGAAAAAGGATCTGTTTGATCTGACCGCTGACGATCTCAAGGGATTTGACGTCGTGATTGACGCTTTTGGAGCATGGACGGAGGAGACACTTCCGATTCACAGCACTTCTCTGAAGCATTTGTGTGATATCCTCTCCGGTACGGAAACCCGTCTGCTTATCGTAGGTGGTGCGGGAAGCCTGTATGTCAATCCGGAGCACACGGTATGTGTTGCTGACGGTCCGGACTTCCCGGACGCTTTCAAGCCGCTGGCCAGTGCGATGGCAAAGGCGCTTTCTGAACTTCGTGAACGGAAAGATGTAAAATGGACATACATCAGCCCGGCAGGGGATTTTCAGGCAGAGGGCGAGCGCACAGGGAAATACATCCTGGGCGGGGAGGAACTGACGCTCAATTCCAAAGGGGAAAGCATTATCAGCTATGCGGATTACGCCATTGCAATGGTGGATGAGGCTGTAAACGGAAACAATATCCAGAAGCGTATCAGCGTGGTAAGAGAGTAA
- a CDS encoding Sir2 silent information regulator family NAD-dependent deacetylase, translating to MFSRTMTTKSTDSYYDSLVRLGRELETAEAVLIGAGAGLSTSAGFTYSGKRFEEHFSDFQEKYGFHDMYSGGFYPYDTLEEYWAFWSRNIDLNRYQPAPVNVYERLLDLVKDKDYFVLTTNVDHQFQKAGFDRSRLFYTQGDYGLWQCSRPCHQTTYDNEAAVRQMLSEQRNMRIPSGLIPRCPVCGAPMTMNLRCDGTFVEDDGWHEAAGRYKDFVQSHEGMHILYLELGVGANTPVIIKYPFWRMTWQNPKAVYACVNLGEAWAPGEIADRAICIDGDIGEVLTNLP from the coding sequence ATGTTTTCAAGGACAATGACTACAAAATCTACCGACAGCTATTACGATAGCCTCGTCCGGCTTGGGCGGGAACTGGAGACGGCGGAGGCCGTTCTCATCGGAGCCGGCGCAGGGCTATCCACATCAGCAGGATTTACGTATTCCGGAAAACGGTTCGAGGAGCATTTTTCTGACTTTCAGGAAAAGTACGGATTTCACGATATGTATTCCGGAGGGTTTTATCCTTATGACACTTTGGAGGAATACTGGGCATTCTGGAGCAGGAATATCGATCTGAACCGGTATCAGCCGGCTCCGGTAAATGTATATGAGCGCTTGCTGGATCTGGTGAAGGATAAGGACTATTTTGTACTGACTACCAATGTGGACCACCAGTTCCAGAAGGCCGGATTTGACAGGAGTCGGCTGTTCTATACCCAGGGAGATTACGGCCTGTGGCAGTGTTCCCGCCCCTGTCATCAGACAACATATGACAATGAAGCTGCGGTCCGGCAGATGCTTTCTGAGCAAAGAAATATGAGGATCCCGTCCGGGCTGATTCCCCGCTGTCCGGTCTGCGGCGCTCCGATGACCATGAATCTTCGATGTGACGGGACTTTTGTGGAGGACGATGGATGGCACGAAGCGGCCGGGCGGTATAAGGATTTTGTGCAGAGCCACGAAGGAATGCATATCCTGTATCTGGAACTTGGAGTAGGCGCAAACACCCCCGTCATCATCAAGTATCCATTCTGGAGGATGACGTGGCAGAACCCGAAAGCGGTGTATGCCTGCGTCAATCTGGGTGAGGCCTGGGCGCCGGGAGAGATCGCGGATCGGGCAATCTGTATTGACGGGGATATAGGCGAGGTGTTAACAAATCTACCATAG
- a CDS encoding carbohydrate ABC transporter substrate-binding protein produces the protein MKKKSVKKLLSAVLVSAMTVVLLAGCGGSGDSGSDEGGSGDGKTLKVAAFEGGNGAEIWEKITAAFEEEYDCEVELELSSELDQVLTKEIQNGDVPDVVYYNLGQESGFTETMLKEKAVADISDVFDDELKGKMVEGILDGTAAQPYGDGKIYLAPIFYTQTGFWYNATLVGEGKEYEVPTTWDEFFELGKQAKADGRALFTYPQPGYFDATMYAMLAQAGGTDFYNNALTYDENTWTSDEGKKVLDTIATLVSSDNLWADTVSNANTDGGFKVNQQAVIDGDALFMPNGSWVVGEMANSTPSDYEWGVMGVPKWSADESQSVYTFTEQMWIPADAPNIDLAKEFIKFMYSDTVVDLCLANKTTNAETGEESDAPIVVPVQGAAEKLPEGVIKTSFQTGDDVVAVTGTWATTAPIEGLDMKGSVYGAIDSVSTGDMSVDEWQEQLVDVWSQCADAME, from the coding sequence ATGAAAAAGAAATCAGTCAAAAAGCTTTTATCAGCCGTTCTGGTATCTGCGATGACCGTAGTTCTGCTTGCAGGATGCGGCGGAAGCGGTGACAGCGGAAGTGATGAAGGCGGAAGCGGCGACGGCAAAACCCTGAAGGTTGCGGCGTTCGAAGGAGGAAACGGAGCTGAGATCTGGGAGAAGATCACAGCAGCTTTCGAGGAAGAGTATGATTGCGAAGTAGAACTGGAGCTTTCTTCCGAGCTTGATCAGGTTCTGACAAAAGAGATCCAGAACGGAGATGTTCCGGACGTTGTTTACTACAACCTGGGTCAGGAGAGCGGATTCACAGAGACCATGCTGAAAGAGAAAGCAGTAGCTGACATTTCAGATGTTTTCGATGATGAGCTGAAGGGCAAGATGGTAGAAGGTATCCTGGATGGTACCGCAGCTCAGCCGTATGGAGACGGCAAGATCTACCTGGCGCCTATCTTCTATACACAGACCGGTTTCTGGTACAATGCGACACTGGTTGGTGAAGGAAAAGAATACGAAGTACCGACCACATGGGATGAGTTCTTCGAACTTGGCAAGCAGGCTAAGGCAGACGGAAGAGCCCTGTTTACCTATCCTCAGCCGGGATACTTTGATGCAACCATGTATGCAATGCTGGCTCAGGCAGGCGGAACAGACTTCTACAACAACGCTCTGACCTATGATGAGAACACCTGGACTTCTGACGAAGGAAAGAAAGTTCTTGACACCATCGCAACACTGGTATCTTCTGACAACCTGTGGGCAGACACCGTATCCAATGCCAATACTGACGGCGGATTCAAGGTTAACCAGCAGGCAGTTATCGATGGCGATGCACTCTTTATGCCGAACGGAAGCTGGGTAGTTGGCGAGATGGCTAACTCCACACCGAGCGACTATGAGTGGGGCGTAATGGGAGTTCCGAAGTGGAGCGCTGACGAGTCTCAGTCTGTTTACACCTTTACAGAGCAGATGTGGATTCCGGCGGATGCACCGAACATTGACCTTGCAAAAGAATTTATCAAGTTCATGTACTCCGACACTGTTGTTGACCTTTGCCTTGCAAACAAGACAACAAACGCTGAGACCGGAGAAGAGTCCGACGCACCGATCGTAGTACCGGTTCAGGGCGCTGCAGAGAAGCTTCCGGAAGGCGTTATTAAGACAAGCTTCCAGACAGGCGACGATGTTGTTGCTGTAACAGGAACATGGGCAACCACAGCTCCGATCGAAGGTCTGGATATGAAAGGTTCCGTATACGGAGCGATCGATTCTGTCAGCACAGGCGATATGAGCGTTGACGAGTGGCAGGAGCAGCTTGTTGATGTTTGGTCACAGTGCGCAGACGCAATGGAATAA
- a CDS encoding DUF3990 domain-containing protein, giving the protein MKLYHGSNIVIEHINLAMCRPFKDFGKGFYLTDIKEQAEKMAKRVSKIYGGDPVVNAFEIDENFKDLLDIRIKDFGTQTTEEWAKFVMNNRNRAFTNEQDALCNKDNKYDIVIGPVADDNMALLFRQYENEIIDFSTLLKGMIYKETSSQYSFHTEKAVRLLRKVDDLNG; this is encoded by the coding sequence ATGAAACTGTATCATGGAAGCAATATTGTGATCGAACATATTAATTTGGCAATGTGCAGGCCGTTTAAAGATTTTGGCAAAGGATTTTATTTAACAGACATAAAAGAACAGGCAGAGAAAATGGCCAAAAGAGTATCTAAAATTTATGGCGGCGATCCGGTGGTAAATGCCTTTGAAATTGATGAGAATTTCAAGGACCTTCTGGATATTAGAATTAAGGATTTTGGAACACAGACAACGGAAGAGTGGGCGAAATTTGTAATGAATAATCGAAACAGGGCGTTTACAAATGAGCAGGATGCTCTATGCAATAAAGATAACAAATATGACATCGTTATTGGGCCCGTTGCAGATGATAATATGGCATTACTATTTCGTCAATATGAAAATGAGATTATAGATTTTTCTACTCTATTAAAGGGAATGATATACAAGGAAACATCTTCTCAATATTCTTTTCATACGGAAAAGGCAGTCAGACTTTTACGGAAGGTGGATGATCTGAATGGATAA
- a CDS encoding ABC transporter permease, protein MKTVTKTALANARQNRTRNMISGAAIILTTLLIFMVLTVGYASVKVRFAAVNAYYPPYHAMFRQVSEEDAGKLKSHNDMEKVGLRSDLGEGVDDDSTILFLWMDAQALELNKVELAEGAFPKAGNEIALPEGLLAEYGIAAGIGDTVTLPLQLYEDGGLGYQKEEPFRISGFLKGEIDEENKAYSVLVSRDCLEQSVPAKDREYRVMFRLQDVGENVATTDAIEERVKEIGADFGVSEDNVVINTDYLMANYTDPAALFAVVCIILVVMAAGVLTIYSIHYVSMIPKVQEYGKLKAMGATRRQIRQIVFREGLLVTALSLPLGLLLGSLLAGPVIRWIYRISGEGVQTNAAAMEMNRICMELLEQRQVPVLYGWVYILTILTVLVTVYLSLVKPMRMAAKISPVEAMRYQGEIREKKKERKGFAEMSLGKLTRSNLSRNKKRSVLTIVTLGAVGILFMAVATVLSCADPEEIAKQEFEGDYEIAVDSWEGDKMNPDRAWVNLMQNNPLNGDLLEQIRAVDGVEEVKVKTYLTGTLADLDPEREIVSASIQGLDESYREIVENCQIEGAVTWEELEEGEKILVSDHMLRWFPELKLGDAVRMELETPEGTVERTFEIAAVGEYPSAVSGSNFLLPDSVLAKITGADVSDICVIRLEEGIGQTGRQEAYTNLENLAKTSVYLTTDSIEKHVETWETAVTVMTVLGYAFLLILGAVGVMNLINTMVNSIYTRRRELGIIQAIGMSEKQLVRMLQLEGLFYTAGTLLVALGMGSLAGYGIFLYAKAENMMNITVYHYPGIQAAVLAVAVAALQMILTCAVSRNFRRMSLTDRIRYGE, encoded by the coding sequence ATGAAGACAGTGACAAAGACAGCCCTTGCCAATGCACGCCAAAACCGGACCCGGAATATGATCAGCGGGGCAGCCATCATCCTGACTACTCTTTTGATCTTTATGGTGCTGACGGTCGGATATGCATCTGTCAAAGTGCGGTTCGCAGCGGTGAACGCCTACTATCCGCCTTATCACGCCATGTTCCGGCAGGTGTCGGAAGAGGACGCGGGGAAGCTGAAAAGCCACAATGATATGGAGAAAGTGGGGCTTCGCTCGGATCTGGGGGAAGGGGTGGACGATGATTCCACCATCCTGTTTCTCTGGATGGATGCACAGGCTCTGGAACTGAACAAAGTAGAACTGGCAGAGGGCGCGTTTCCGAAAGCAGGAAATGAGATCGCGCTTCCGGAAGGACTGCTTGCCGAGTACGGGATCGCTGCCGGGATCGGGGATACGGTGACGCTCCCGCTTCAGCTTTACGAAGACGGCGGACTGGGGTATCAGAAAGAAGAGCCTTTCCGGATCAGCGGATTTCTAAAAGGAGAGATTGACGAGGAAAACAAAGCCTACTCGGTGCTGGTGTCCAGGGACTGTCTGGAACAGTCGGTTCCGGCAAAAGACCGGGAGTACCGGGTGATGTTCCGCCTTCAGGATGTGGGGGAAAATGTCGCTACCACAGACGCCATCGAAGAGCGGGTCAAAGAGATTGGCGCGGATTTTGGCGTATCGGAGGACAACGTGGTCATCAACACCGATTATCTGATGGCCAATTATACGGACCCGGCGGCTCTTTTCGCCGTCGTTTGTATCATCCTGGTGGTGATGGCGGCAGGCGTGCTGACCATCTACAGCATCCACTATGTCTCCATGATCCCGAAGGTTCAGGAGTATGGAAAATTAAAGGCCATGGGAGCCACCAGGCGGCAGATCCGTCAGATTGTCTTCCGGGAAGGCCTGCTTGTGACGGCGCTTTCCCTGCCACTGGGGCTTCTTCTGGGGAGCCTTCTGGCAGGCCCGGTGATCCGCTGGATCTACCGGATCAGCGGGGAAGGCGTGCAGACCAACGCAGCGGCCATGGAAATGAACCGGATCTGCATGGAACTGCTGGAGCAGAGACAGGTGCCGGTTCTGTATGGGTGGGTTTACATCCTGACCATCCTGACCGTGCTGGTTACGGTGTATCTGTCCCTGGTAAAGCCCATGCGGATGGCGGCGAAGATCTCCCCGGTGGAAGCCATGCGGTATCAGGGAGAGATCCGGGAGAAGAAAAAGGAGCGGAAGGGATTTGCAGAGATGAGTCTTGGAAAACTGACCCGCTCCAACCTGTCCCGGAATAAAAAAAGATCTGTCCTGACCATCGTGACACTGGGCGCAGTGGGAATCCTCTTCATGGCAGTGGCCACCGTCCTTAGCTGCGCCGATCCGGAGGAGATCGCAAAGCAGGAGTTTGAGGGGGATTATGAGATCGCCGTGGACAGCTGGGAGGGGGACAAGATGAACCCGGACCGGGCCTGGGTGAATCTGATGCAGAACAACCCGCTGAACGGGGACCTGCTGGAGCAGATCCGGGCCGTAGACGGGGTGGAGGAAGTCAAAGTGAAGACCTATCTTACCGGAACGCTGGCGGATCTGGACCCGGAGCGGGAGATCGTCTCCGCCAGCATCCAGGGCCTGGATGAATCTTACCGGGAGATCGTGGAGAACTGCCAGATCGAAGGGGCGGTTACCTGGGAAGAACTGGAAGAGGGAGAGAAGATCCTGGTCTCTGACCATATGCTGCGCTGGTTCCCGGAGCTGAAGCTGGGCGACGCGGTGCGGATGGAACTGGAGACCCCGGAGGGGACAGTGGAGCGCACCTTTGAGATCGCCGCCGTCGGAGAGTATCCTTCGGCCGTATCCGGGAGCAACTTTCTGCTGCCGGACTCTGTGCTGGCGAAGATCACAGGGGCAGACGTAAGCGACATCTGCGTGATCCGGCTGGAAGAAGGGATCGGTCAGACCGGACGTCAGGAAGCCTATACGAACCTGGAGAACCTGGCAAAGACGAGCGTCTATCTGACCACCGACAGCATTGAAAAGCATGTGGAGACCTGGGAGACGGCGGTCACAGTCATGACTGTGCTTGGTTACGCCTTCCTGCTGATCCTGGGCGCGGTGGGCGTGATGAACCTGATCAACACCATGGTCAACAGCATCTACACCCGGAGACGGGAACTGGGGATCATCCAGGCCATCGGCATGTCGGAAAAGCAGCTGGTGCGGATGCTGCAGCTGGAAGGGCTTTTCTACACGGCGGGGACCCTTTTGGTGGCGCTGGGGATGGGAAGCCTGGCCGGATACGGTATCTTCCTGTATGCCAAAGCAGAAAATATGATGAACATCACTGTGTATCACTATCCGGGGATCCAGGCGGCGGTCCTGGCCGTGGCGGTGGCGGCGCTGCAGATGATCCTGACCTGCGCCGTGTCCCGGAATTTCCGCAGGATGAGCCTGACCGACCGGATCCGGTACGGGGAATAA
- a CDS encoding helix-turn-helix domain-containing protein, with the protein MASQTEKKDLPACPVETTLMLIGDKWKVLILRDLLPGTKRFGELKKSIGTVSQKVLTAQLRDMERNGLVTRKVYPEVPPRVEYSLTELGRSLKPILDAMWDWGEEFKAQNT; encoded by the coding sequence ATGGCATCGCAAACGGAAAAAAAGGATCTCCCCGCATGCCCGGTTGAGACCACTCTTATGCTGATCGGAGATAAATGGAAAGTATTGATCCTCCGGGATCTGCTCCCGGGTACGAAGCGCTTCGGCGAACTAAAGAAATCCATCGGAACGGTTTCGCAGAAAGTTCTGACCGCACAGCTTCGCGATATGGAACGCAATGGTCTTGTAACCCGCAAGGTCTACCCGGAAGTTCCCCCGCGGGTGGAATACTCCCTGACAGAACTTGGCCGGAGCCTGAAACCCATTCTCGACGCCATGTGGGACTGGGGTGAGGAATTTAAAGCACAGAATACATAG
- a CDS encoding protein-ADP-ribose hydrolase: protein MERPVTQEQRADFLIRWLLNERKEYKEIQIPVDPTEKRQLLRSLMNVHPPVPIDNEFLTVQDAYLQERLAERGVTRIGDLSPVRPGIYLWQGDITTLAADGIVNAANSQMLGCFVPCHGCIDNAIHTYAGVQLRQECASIMAGQKAEQTGSAKITKAYNLPCRYVLHTVGPIIYGVVTETDRKLLADCYRSCLDLAAAYGLHSLAFCCISTGEFHFPNRLAAEIAVMTVEEWQKENPDQMEVIFDVFKDNDYKIYRQLLR, encoded by the coding sequence ATGGAGAGACCTGTTACACAGGAGCAGCGGGCGGATTTTCTGATCCGCTGGCTGCTGAATGAAAGAAAAGAATATAAGGAGATACAAATTCCGGTCGATCCGACAGAGAAGCGACAGCTTCTGCGGAGCCTGATGAATGTGCATCCTCCCGTTCCCATCGACAATGAATTCCTGACGGTTCAGGATGCTTACCTGCAGGAGCGGCTGGCGGAGAGGGGAGTTACACGGATCGGGGATTTAAGCCCTGTCCGGCCGGGGATTTACCTCTGGCAGGGAGACATCACCACGCTTGCAGCGGACGGGATCGTCAATGCGGCAAACAGTCAGATGCTGGGTTGCTTTGTCCCCTGTCACGGCTGTATTGACAATGCCATCCACACCTATGCGGGAGTGCAGCTTCGGCAGGAGTGCGCATCCATTATGGCAGGGCAGAAAGCAGAGCAGACGGGAAGCGCAAAGATCACAAAAGCCTACAACCTTCCCTGTCGTTATGTGCTGCACACAGTAGGTCCCATTATTTATGGAGTGGTCACGGAGACAGACCGGAAGCTTCTGGCAGACTGCTACCGGTCCTGTCTGGATCTGGCGGCAGCTTACGGGCTGCACAGCCTGGCTTTCTGCTGTATTTCCACCGGCGAATTTCATTTTCCGAACAGGCTGGCAGCGGAAATCGCCGTAATGACCGTTGAGGAATGGCAGAAAGAAAATCCGGATCAGATGGAGGTGATCTTTGATGTTTTCAAGGACAATGACTACAAAATCTACCGACAGCTATTACGATAG
- a CDS encoding DUF3791 domain-containing protein, whose amino-acid sequence MSEQKQKIGFTVACVDEFARQHNLSAREAFRYLFQFKGIAFIKENYDVEHTLDFGTILEDLSVLCRRNGGVL is encoded by the coding sequence ATGAGCGAACAGAAACAGAAAATAGGGTTTACCGTTGCCTGTGTTGATGAATTTGCCCGGCAGCATAATCTGAGCGCCCGGGAAGCATTCCGCTATCTTTTTCAATTCAAAGGCATCGCATTTATTAAAGAAAACTATGATGTAGAGCATACCCTGGATTTCGGTACGATACTGGAAGATTTGAGTGTCTTGTGCCGGAGAAATGGAGGGGTGCTATGA
- a CDS encoding RNA polymerase sigma factor gives MNYEKLYQSYYLQVYSYVMTLVRNQPLAEEITQNTFYRAMTSKKTFAQRSGELTWLCSIAKHLAADEYRKTGKATELDEAAAVSGGQNPADTVEDKETALQIHLILHDLPGAL, from the coding sequence CTGAACTACGAGAAATTATATCAATCCTACTATCTGCAGGTCTATTCTTATGTGATGACCCTGGTGCGGAATCAGCCGCTGGCGGAAGAGATCACGCAGAACACGTTCTACCGAGCTATGACCTCCAAAAAGACCTTTGCACAAAGATCCGGCGAGCTCACCTGGCTTTGCAGCATTGCCAAGCACCTGGCAGCAGACGAATACAGGAAGACCGGGAAAGCCACTGAGCTGGACGAGGCTGCCGCCGTCAGCGGTGGCCAGAATCCGGCGGACACGGTGGAGGATAAGGAGACCGCGCTTCAGATCCACCTGATCCTCCACGACCTGCCGGGCGCTCTATGA